The sequence ATCAAAGTCATCAACTAAAACGATGATCTTGCCATTTTCGATATCTTCTTTGTACGTGCCTAAAACCTCTTCATCTGCCTGATAACCCATATCTGTTGTGTCCACTTCATCTTCATCCGGCGTAAAAGCATCTTTAACTTTTTCCATAAAGGACTCGTCTTCTTTGTCTTTCTTAGCATGCTCTGTATTGATTCCTACTCCTAATGAATCAGGAATGGAACGAGCCGTTTCATGGTTGGTCACGAGTGTGATCAGTTTTTTTGCATAGCCCTCAGCAACGACTTTATCAATCGCTCTCTCAGCTTCATCTAAAGTTGAATAACTTCCTTGTACAAATTTCCCCATCTTATATTCCTCCTAATGAGTCATTTAAACCACAAGTTAAGTATACAAGTGATGTTCGAATTCGACAAAGAAAACGATTTCTATACTAAAAAAACAAAATAAAAAAGCATTCCCCTGAGGAAATACTTTTTTCAAAAGCAAACCACTAAGGTTTAGCTCAATTTTTAAAATCCATACTCCGCGTCTTTCTGTTGTTGAATAGCCGCATAAGCATCAACCAGCATGATCGTGTCTTCTACTAAACGCTCAATACGAAAGAGTATACCTGGATTGATGTTTTCTTTTCTGTAAAAAACTTTTTCTTTTATAAAACATAAGTTGATACGATGTGAGCTTTCATATAGCTTAGAAACTGACCGGCAACAGATCAAAAATGTTTTTTAACGTTGCTGGAATGGAAGCTTGGAAGGTCGAGGTACCGATAATAATAGCGTCTGCTGCCATAATCGTTTCCGCTATATATTTCGCATCTCCATCATATTCCCAATAGTTCCGGCCATCACTAAATACCATTTCATATTCGGCTAAATCCAATAACTATCATTCAGTAAAGCGGACCCAATGTCAAAGACATTAAAAAAAAGAGACCTTATGCAACACCCAATAAAAATTGCTTCCTGTAAAAAAGGAATAGGTCTATTTTTTTAACTACTTGTTCTGATTTTTTTAGTACCCTCTTGTAAATCGTTAACGTTCAACTATCTTTTTACTAATCAAGGATTACCTTGGTGTGCCAAAAAGCTGAGCAGCATAGAGTGTTTCTCCATCATAGTAAACCCCAATGCCGATTTCTTCAAAATTTTCACGCACCATATTTTCATAATGTCCGGGACTATTTTTCCAACCACCAAACATTAATTCAGCCATACCCTCCTCGTCTAAATAATACGTGGCCATACCAATATTCTCGCCTACTAACTGATAAACATATTCATATTCTGGTTCTTCAAATATAGTCGCCATTTCCCTTCCATCTGGACGCGTATGGGCAAATGACTCTTTCGTTTCTTTGGCTCTTTGGCGACTCGCTTTTTTCAATTGTTCATTTGGTTTTAATGCATTTAAATTCTTTTCCTGGCGCAAATCATTTAAGAGCTCAAGTATATGATCTTCTATTGCCACATAATCAATAGTAGATGTTTCATCTTCTTCATCAATAGTTGCTGGAACTGAGGAACTTGATTCTGCTGCTTTGTTGTTAGGCACTTGGGGCATTGATGATTCTGATTCATCAGGAAGCAAAATCTTCCAATCTTGAGGGACAGGAATCTTTTCAGTTATAAAAGAAAGGGCATCGCCGATCTTTGTTCCATCTAAAACATTCGTGCTTCCCAGCCAAAAACCAATCACAATGGCTAAAGCAAGCATAACTACAGTGGATAAAAAACGTTTCATTTAACCGGTCCCTTCATTTTGACCTTTTTACAGCTGTTTGAAAAACAAGGAGTGATCAAGCATTATCATAAGCTTTTTGTAATTCTGTTATCTCTAGTTTTTTTCATTTTGAACATAGCAGTTGAAACAGCATCCCGTTTGACCGGATCAGCATCTGTTAAAAGTTTTCTTAATACAGTAGGAACAACTTGCCAAGAAATACCGTATTTATCGGTTAGCCAACCGCATTCTCCCGGCTCGCCTTCTAATACTAAAGTATCCCAGATGGTATCAACTTCTAATTGGGTCTCACAGTTAATATACAGTGACATTGCTGGGGTAAATGTGAAATAAGGACCTCCATTAATGGCGATGAACTCTTGTCCTGCTAACTGAAATTCAATTGCCATGACACTTCCTTCATTTCCTTCGCCGGGAGCGTTTAGATGCTCGGTCGTTAAAATTTTTGAATCTGCAAAAATACTGGTGTACAAATCAACGGCTTCTTGTGCTTCATTATCAAACCACAAATGAGTGATGATCTTTTGCATGTTGTTTCCTCTTTCCTTTTAGTTGAACAGGCTATTAGCACTGGGCAAATGCGGCTTTTAATAAAGCAAACGTTAATGAGTAAGTGTCAAAATAAAGCGATTGCCTTTGTTCATTTAAGCATACTTGGATGAGCTAGAGTGTCAATTAAAAAGTTTTATTTCAACTAATATCTTCTAAAAAGTCCATTCTTTTCTTTCATTTAACAAATACAAGTATGACAGCCTTTATCTTACGTTTGCTTTCTTAGAAAACTTAGGAATGAACTATTTTAACATCATTATCTGGGCCTTCATTACCGATGTTATCGATTACCAAGAAGTCCAAACCGGAGAACGTGAAGACGGTACGGTTTATGCTGTATACTCTTTCTCTCGTAAAATTGAGCAAGCATTAGCTGGTGGTTTAGGTGGATTTGCCTTAACGGCTATTGGATATGCTTCTACGGCTACAGTCCAAAATACGGCTGTTCTAGGTAAGCTTTACTCTGTTGCGAGTATCGTACCAGCTATTGGGAGCATATCACTGCTTGTTGCTGCTTGTTTGTTCTTTATTTATCCATTAGACAAAAACACTGTTAACGCTAACGTGGCTACTCTATCAGCACGTCGCAATCAACAATAAAGGTATTAACCTTATCATTTTAAATACAAAGCAAGAGAGTTGATCGAACTCTCTTGCTTTGTTTTATGGGCAAAAAAAGGTGCTGATCCTATCGTTCGTCAGCACCTTCTTTACTATTGTATTAACGTATCAAGCCTTTATAGAACCGGTCATACCTGCGACAAAACTCTTTTGCATCGCAACAAATAAAATCAGAGTTGGAATGGTAGCTATCACAATAGCTACCATTTGAACACCGTAATTGGCGACATAAGAAGCGGAAGAAAGTCCAGAGATCAACAATGTCATTGTATATTTGTCTTCCGTCTGCAAGATGATCAACGGCAAAAGATAACTGTTCCATGAATTCATAAAAGAATAGATCGTTGCCGCGGCATACGTTGATTTCATCATGGGGAACACGAGTCTGAAAAAGATACCATAGCTGCCTGCACCTTCGATCCGTCCTGAATCAATGATTTCATTTGGAAAGGATTTAAAGCTTTGCCGAAAGAAAAAAATCAAGAAAAGATTGGATACAGACGGCAAAATAAGGGCTAAATGTTGATTGACTAGATGAAAACCAGCCATCATTTTAAACAATGGGATCACGAGTGCAGCAAAAGGAATCATCATAAACAGCAAAAAAATCGAATAAATTATTTCGCTTTTACGCGTTTTAAATTTTTCAAAACCAAATGCTGCCAATGACGTTACCAACAAGCTTAAAACTACCGTGATGAGCGTAACTTTAATCGAATTCCACATGATCAACGGTATATTGTAACCCTCAAACAAACTTTTGAGATTAACTAAAAATTGATTTCCCAAAGTGATTTTACCTTCAGCAATTTGATTGGAGGTATTGGTCGCGCCTGCCACCATCCAATAGAAAGGGAAAATCGAAATAATCGAACAGATGATCAGGAACAAGTATTTTAAAGGGGTCAGTATTTTTGATTTCATAACGTTCTCCTTTCCTCTTAGACTGAAAACGGCTATTCCTTATTAGTGACTGCTAATTGAATGACCGATAGAATAGCGATGATCACTACCAGCGCCCAAGATAGCGTTGCTGAGTAACCAAAATTGGATGTGTAGACAAACGAATGATTATAAATCAGCTGAGCAGCTGTCAGTGTTTCATTGGAAGGCCCGCCGCCAGTCAAGTTGACTACTTCATCAAACAACTGAATGGTTCCAATCGTCGAGGTAATAGTAGTAAAAACAATGACCGGTTTAAGTTGCAGAATAATAACAAAGAAGAATTTTTGAAAGGCATTAGCACCGTCAATTGAAGCAGCCTCTAACGTTTCTGTTGAAATATTTTGCAATCCAGCTAGGTAAAAAATCATATTATAGCCAGTCCAACGCCAACACAATGCCATGATCACCGTTACTTTCGCCCAAAAAGGACTGTTGAGCCAATTGATTGGATCTTGAATCAACCCGATCGTCAGTAACATCTTGTTCACGATCCCACTGACTTGGAACATCATTTTGAATAATACTGCATAAGAAACCAATGACGTCACACATGGCAGAAAAAGAGCCAACATGAAAAAGTTTTTCCCTTTCAATTTTGGTGAATTTAAAATAAAAGCTAACAGCAATCCTAACACCAACATAATAGGCACCTGAAAAATTAAGTACGTAAAATTGTTCATCAAGGCTTTAACAAAAACTTTATCGTGAAACATGCGGATATAGTTATCAAATCCAGTAAAAACTGATTGGATTCCTTGCATATTATGAAAGGAGATATAAATGGAATAAAAAATTGGATACAATAAGAAAACACTTCCGAAAATCACCGCAAACACAATAAATTTCCAAACTTCCCGCTGTCCTGAGGATTTTTTAGGTTTCATAGCCGTTCTCCTTTCTCTTAGTTTGAAAACTGTCTTAATTAATAAAAAAACAAGCAGCAGACTTTTAAGCTAAAGAACAGCCGCTGCTCGTTCAACTAAATTTATTCTCCAACTTGCATATTGTAATACTCTTCCGCTTGTTCAAGCATTTCATCTAATGTCAGTTTGTCATCGAAATAATCCTGTAAAACAGATCTTAAAGCATCTACTGCTACGTTTGTATTTACACCGTAATCGACTCCTGGAATTTCAGCTGACCATTCAGAAAAGTCTTTGTAAATCTGCGCATCATTAAAATACGGGTCTTTGTATTGGTAGGCTTCCCCTGTTTGAGAAGGAATGTAAGTTCCGACTGCTCCTTTATCCACAAGGATTTCTTGGTAAAACTCATCATTGCCAGCAAATTCCGTTTTAAGGAAATCAATAGCGAGGTCTTTATTAGGCGAATCTTCTAGAACTGCCCAGCTAGAGCCTCCCAAATTTGAAAAATGAGTAGCGTTTTCTACTGTTTCCAGTTTCGGTATATTCGTATATGCCCATTTGCCCGCTTGGTCTTCTGCTGATTTAATGGTTGCCGAATACCAGACGGCTGAATTAACCGCTGCCACTTCTCCGCTGGTAACCGCTCCAATACCCTCTGCTGCAAAGTAATCGACTGGTTTTGCCAATTGGTTTTTTTCTATGTCTTTAAGAATGACGGCCATCTCTCTAATAACAGGATTATCTTTGAAAAATACTTTTCCCTGATCGTCAAAATACCAAAGTCCAGCAGATTGCATGGCCATTTGCATATAATGTGTCCCTCTGTTAGGAATGAAAGCCACGAACCATTTGCCGGTTTTTTCTTTTACATCTTTGCCGATTTGAACGAATTCTGACCAAGTCAAATCTTGCATATCTTCAGGCGAGTAGCCGGCTTCTTCCAAATAATCGGTCCTATAGTACAGTCCAGCTGAGCCAGAATCGAATGGAATGGCATAAACACCGTCATTATGCGTTACGGCATCGACCTTATACTGAGCAAACTCTTCGAAAGCGATATCATTTGATAATTCAGCAAATTTATCTTCATAGTTAATAAAAAAGCTTTGTGTATCATAATCTTCTATTAATACGATATCTGGTAACCCTTCCGATACACCCGATGTAAATCCAGAAACCATTTTTTGCTTGGTATCCTCATTAGACATCTCCACCACATTTACTTTAAAATCTTCATGTCCGTCCTTTTTGTAATACTCTCCGGCCATTTCCATAATCGGGATATTGAAATTTTTATCCCACGCCCAAACGGTCAACGTTGAATCGTCTGAGCCTGCTGACTGCTTTGCCTCATTCCCGCCAGAATCAGAACATGCTGCAAGCAAAGATAAACTTAATGCACTGTAAAGTAAAACTGCCCACTTTTTCTTCATATCCTTAACCTCCAAAGTAATTTTTTAGAACACCTTTATTTTTTGCACTTGTATTTTCTTCATAATAACACGTTTCGGCCTCCTAACATAAATGAAACGCTTTCATTCTTGACCAAACTTTTACTTCCCAAAATACCTCTGCTGTTAAAAACAACAGAAACCGTTTTCTTTGATTGAAAACGGAGCATATGCGATAATTGCGGTAATGAAGAATGGAGGTATTCTAATGGCAGATGCACGGGAAAAAGCACTAAAAATTATTAGCAAAAATAATATTGGTACGATGTCCACCATTTCTGACAACAAACCCGTTTCTCGTTACATGACTTTTTTTAACGAAGGTTTTGTTCTTTATACCCTTACAGACAAACGCACAGAAAAAGTTGAAGATTTAAAGAAAAATCCTAACACATTTGTTTTGCTAGGCTATGACACTGGTTTACTGCACAACCAATATGTAGAGATTGAAGGAAAAACGTCTCTTACAGACGACCAATCGTTAATCGAGCACCTTTGGAGTCCGTATATGAACCTTATCTTTGATGGAAAAGATGATCCCAATATTCTCATTTTACAAATCCAACCAGAAACTGTTTCTCTTAAAGGAACAAAAGATGCAGAAGTTATTTCTATCGATTTAAGTTAATTCCATTAAAAAGGGGACTGAGAATTTAATTCTCAGTCCCCTTTTTAATACTATTTTTATCCTGTAAAAACTTATTCAGAGCATTTATTCTTCGATCTCTCCACTTAACTCAATGATCTTGTTGACCGATTCATCTAAATAATGAATGGTATCATTCAAAGGTTTATCGGTCGTAATATCTACGCCAGCCTTTTTGGCTGCTTCAGCTGGTTTGTATTGGTCGCCCATTGCTAAAAACTCCAGCCATTCTGCAACAGCAGGCTGTCCTTCTGCTTTTATACGCAAGAATGCTTGTGTAGCAATCGTTAATCCAGCAGAATACGTGTAAGAATACAGTCCCATATAATAATGGATTTGGCGCATCCAAGTCAATTCAGCACCAGGATTGATTTCTACTGCATCTCCCCAGAATTGCTCTAAAACAGCTCGTTTGAGCTCGCTTAATTTCGCTGCATCAAAACCTTTGCCGGCATCGATCAATTTATAAACTTCACGTTGATAAGCAGCTTCCAATAAATGCGTAATAAAATTATGGAAATAAGTGTTTGTAAGCATATTGGTTAATGCAAAGCGCTCCATCCGCGGATGATCGCTTTTACGTGCTAAAGAATCTGTCAGCAGCAATTCATTAAAGGTTGAAGGAGCTTCAATTAAATAAAGAGATGGGTTCTCACCTAAAATAGAATTGTTTTCTGCAGCTAATAAGCCTTGTCCAGCATGTCCGATTTCATGGATAAACGTATAAACATCTGACAACTGGTTAGACCAAGACATCAAGATATACGGGTGTTTGCCATAAGGACTTGTACAAAATCCGCCCGTCGACTTCCCTTTGTTTTGCACAAAATCAACCCAACGTTCTGGATAAGCTTGCATTACTTTAGCGACATAATCTTGCCCTAACGTACTTAACGCATCCTCAACGATTTCTTTAGATTGTTCGACCGTTACTTCAACAGCATACTCGGGATCTAAATCGATTTTTAAATCTGCGTAAGTCATTTTATCCAGTCCACTGACTTCCTTAACATGAGTAATGTATTTTTGCATCACGGGTGCCAAGTCTTCCATGATCGTATCGATTTGCCGGTTGTATAAGTCTTGATCTACTTCTTGGTCATACAGCAAGTAATCAAAGACTGAATCAAACCCACGCATCGTAGCCATCGTTTTTTCTTTTTGGACTTGTGTATAATAAGCCTCTGCTACTACATTTTGGTAGTGGCTAAGCGTTTCTGAAAACTTGTCAAACGCAGCACGGCGAATAGCTGTGTCTGAATGGTACATATAATAATCTTCATATAATACAAAGCTCAGCGGGTACTCTTTTCCCGCTACTGTAAACGTTCCGAAATCCATATCCGCTAAACGAGCTTGCTCATATATGGCTCCTGCTGCATCTAATGTAGGTTCCAATTGTGCCAAAGCTTTTTCCACAGCCGGGTCTAATTGGATTTGTTTGTTTTCTTTCGTATGGCGAATATATGAGGCGAATTGCGGTACTTCTTGTGCAACTTGATCCAATACGCTTGCTTCGCTGCTCACCAGTTCCGAATCAAAAAAAGACAACTGAGCACTGATTTCTGCCATCAAATTGTTCATTTGACGAGAAAGTTCAGTATTAGCGGGATCGGTAATATCCGCTGATTCCGGCAGAAAAGCATAATGATGCGTCCAGGTCATCGTCTGCATAATGGTTTCATAGTCTTTCAAAGCCGCTATGATAGTTGCTGCATTTCCTAACTTGCCTTCATAATTTTTGCAGAACTGTTCAACGTTTCTTTTCATTTCGGCTACAGCCGCATCAAAATCTTCTCGAGTTTCGTATAAGGCTGTGAGGTCCCATGTTAATTCTTCTGGGACATCTGCCCGATTTTTTAATTCTTCTTGTGCCATGCTTATCCGCTCCTTTTTAGTTATTCTTGATTTTAACCTAATTTTAATCCTGTATAAACTAGTATAGCACTTAATGTGAAAACCTAAAGAATTAATTTGTACACAACAGGATTTTCGATTTCTAAGCGTTCTTTCCCCTCTTGGTACCTTAAACAGAATAATTCCTCCAGTTCTTGATTTCTAGTATACTGAATTTGGACAACATATTAACGACAAAAGGAGCATGGTAAAATGAGCAAATTAAAAGACAAAGTCGCAATTGTTACTGGAGCCACTTCTGGTATAGGGGAATCAACAGCAAAATTGTATGCTGCTGAAGGTGCAAAAGTCGTTGTCGTCGGCAGAAATGAAGAACGTGGAGCAGAAGCAGTTGCTGCCATCAAAGAGGCTGGCGGAGAAGCGATGTTTATTTCAGCCGATATGACAAAACATACAGAAGTTGAAGAATGTGTCGCTAAAACGCTGGAAAAATACGGAACGATCGATATTCTTTTTAATAGTGCCGGAATCCATGATGCTTATGACAATGCGTTAGAAACCGATGAAGAGTCGTGGGATAAACTGATGGCTATTAATGTAAAAGGTCCTTTCCTGCTTTCTAAAGCTGCTCTGCCAACGATGTTGGATAAAGGCAAAGGAACCATTATCAATGTCGGCTCGCAATCTAGTTTTGTCGCAGGCGCGGGCGGTGCAGCTTATGTGACTTCAAAACACGCCATTGTCGGTTTTACAAAGCAATTAACGTATGATTTTGGCAGAAAAGGCATTAAAGCTAATTTAATTGCTCCCGGCTTTATTGATACTGAAATGACTGAAGGCATTGATGACCCTAGACTAAAAGACATTCCTGCTGAACGTGCTGGTAAACCAGAGGAAGTCGCAGCATTGGCTTTGTTTTTAGCTTCCGATGAATCCGATTATATACAAGGCGCAGAAATAAAAATTGACGGCGGTTGGACTGTCGGCCGATGAACTATAACGGCTCTTTGTCAAATCGTGTTAGCGTCTCTGAGGGTTGGGATTTCAAGGTTGTAGAATCCAATCATTTCACTTACCAACACCAAAAATGATAGAACCACTGTAAACCAATAGATACCCTGCTATTCTAAAGATGGTTAGAATAGTAAGGTATCTATTTTTACTTAATTATTCTATTTTCTATAAAAAACCGTTTATATATAGCATAATCACTAGCAGACGAATTATAATAAAGCTTGACGTATGTTTTTAATAAAATCAGTGAAAACGAGGTAATTGAAGATGAAGAAAAAAAGGATTTTTGAAATTATTCAAATTGGGCGCGATACGGATATTTTAAGCAGAATATTTGATTTTACGATCGTTACAGCCATTTCAGCAAACTTAGTCCTCACTATTTATTCTACTTTCGATAGTTCCATAGATTATGCTGGTATCATTCATACGGTTGAAATGGCAACGGTTATACTGTTTACCATTGAGTATGGACTAAGAATATGGACGGCTAACTATCTTTATCCAAATACTTCAAAAAGCAGAGCTATCTTCAAGTATGCCTTTTCTTTTACAGGTCTTGTTGATTTTTTATCTTTTTTCCCTTTTTACCTGCCGTTCTTTTTCCCAGATGGCGCTGTAGCCTTTCGGATATTCCGAGTCGTCCGAATTTTACGACTATTTCGAATCAACCAATACTATGATTCGCTCAATGTTATTACAGATGTCCTTAAAAATAAAAAACAACAATTGATTTCATCTGTTTTTATTATTTTTGTTTTAATGACCGCTGCTTCATTAGTGATGTATAACTTTGAACATGCAGCCCAGCCGGATGTATTCACTAACGCTTTTTCAGGCTTTTGGTGGGCTGCCTCTTCATTGCTGACAGTTGGATATGGAGATATCTATCCGATCACTTTAGCCGGAAAATTATTTGGCATTGTTATTACTTTTTTAGGAGTAGGAATGGTTGCTATTCCCACTGGTATTTTGTCTGCTGGATTTGTTGAGCAGCTTACCACTGTGCAGGAACCAAACTCCATCCAGTATTGTCCTCATTGCGGAAAAAAATTACTGTAAACATCAAGCTTTCCATCCAGAAATAAACAACAGCCTAATCAAGAATCGGATTTCCTTTTCTGTTGGCTGTTGTTTTCTTTTTTATAGTTTTCTGCTGGTCATTTTACTTTACCTGTCGTAGTAAATAGAGTATACTTTAATTACTACGATAGATGAAGTAAAAGAGGGGATCAATTTGATATCAAGTGATGTCATGCGCGGCTTTAATAGTTTAATTATTTTGTCCATTTTAATGAAAGGGGATTCTTATGGTTATCAAATCTCAAATACCATTAAAGAAATAACCGGCGGAGCTTATGTGATGAAAGAGACGACATTATATTCTGCGTTTAATCGTTTAGAAAAACAAAAATTGATTCAAGCTTATTCCAGTACTGAAACGTACGGCAAACAACGGACCTATTACACCCTCACTCCCTTAGGCAAACAAACGTATTTTGATAAAGTAACGGAATGGAAGGAAACAAAAGACATCATCGACCAGTTTATCAAGGAGGAGAACCGCTAATGGATACGATTGTAAATTATGTTGACTCGATTTTTATAAACTTGCCGCAAACTCCAGAAATGTTCAGACTTAAAGAAGATATGCTGCTCAATATGGAAGAAAAATACAATCAATTGAAAGCAGAAAATCGCAGTGAGAATGAAGCTATCGGAACGGTTTTAGCTGAATTTGGCAATATTGACGAAATCATTGAAGCTTACAATTTGGAGACAGATGACCAAGATGAAGAAAATAACCATACCGTATTCTTATCTCATGAAGAAGTTGAAGACTATTTATCTCACCGCGCAAAATTCAGTTTAGGTATCGCAGCTGGAGTGTTCCTTTGTATTCTAGCCCCTGCTATTATGCTGCTGGTTCAAGAAGTTTCAAGCTTTTTACCGTTCATCAATCATGCAGCGGAGGATACGCTGATTATTTTCTCTCTCATTCCGCTATTCTTATTTATTGCACTTGCTGTTGGTTTGTTTGTTATTTTTGGAATAAAAGAACAGCAATATGAACTGACAGATCGAACGATTTCAATTGACTCAACTACTCGTTCAGAATTAAACAGTGAACTGAAAAACTTTAAACCGCAATTTGCCAAAGCAATTGCTTCAGGAGTCGTTCTTTGTATTATCGCTCCTATCGTTCTGTTGTTGTCGATTGTATTATTAGGCTACGATAATTATTGGTCGGTTATCTTTTTGCTTAGCTTCGTTGCTGTGGGTGTTTTCCTGTTCGTATTTTCTGGGATTATTCATGCAACTTATCATAAACTGTTGGCTATTGGATCCTATGCCCCTAAAAAAGTGGCTGCTGAGAAATTGATTGATACTGTAGCAAGTATTGTTTTTCCTCTTGCTGCGGCAGTTTACGTTATATCCGGCTTCCTTTTTAACACTTGGGGAACAGCTTGGATCATCTTTCCGATTGTCGGTATACTCTTTGCTGTTTTTGCTGCCGCATCCGAAAGCCTCGGCTCATTAAGACGCAGAAAATAACAGATAAATTCCACAAAATCGGTTCAAATAAAAGAATCATACCCTCCTAGAATACTGGAGTGATATGATTCTTTTGTTGTTATGCAAGGTTGAATTAGTTTTTACTGATATTGTCTCAGTCTTTAGGCCATCTTGCTTGAAGACTGCACCTGTTTCGAAAGTTATTAAACCGTTATTTCAATCAGATTTTTTTCTGGATCTTCTATTACGCTCTCATAATAACCGTCGCCTGTCAGTCGTGGTTGGCTTGTACATGTATAACCATCGCTGATTAGCTTATTGGTCAATTCATCTACTTTTTCTTTGCTTCCGACAGAAAAAGCGATATGTGCCCAGCCTAAAATTTCTGTTGATGACTGTTGGTTCACGTCTTCCCGCTCCATGATTTCTAAACGAGCCCCTTCTTTAAACGTAAGGAAATAAGACTTAAATTTTTTTATAGGATTATGATACAACTCATTTGATTGTGCTTCAAAATAAGTTTCATAAAATATTTTTGCTGCTTCCAAATCTTTTACCCATAGAGCCAAGTGTTCTATTTTCATAATGGATTCCATCCTTTATTAGTTTTTGTGTGAACTGCTGCTTATTTCGTTTGCGTTTCTAATAGATACTCTGCTTATCAGCTCTTTTATAACGACTGAACCGAAGCCTTTAATAAGCACAGTATACAAAGTAAACCCTTCCAAGTCAATGAGCTGACGACTTGCTTTTTTTCTGTTATGCTGAATAAACAATAGGGGTCGTTTAACTAGTGGTGCATTAAAAATGATGCTGCATAATCGGAGTTTTTCGGCCTCAGCCGAAAAGCACAGATGATCAACTGCTGGTTCAATTTGTTTACAAAAAGACATTTTAAATGATACTTGTCTATAAATCCAGTCCTTTAGAGTGGTCTTGAATCATCCATTAGAGAGGACTTTTTATTTTTCGCAGAGAAATCAGTCTGCTTTTTTGCACCACTAGTGGAATCATTTAAATAAAACCCAAAGGAGAATAGATATGACTGAACTAAACAGACAAGCTGCTACGATCGAACGAGCAACTTTGGGCATGGGTTGTTTTTGGGGACCAGACAGCCGCTTTGGCCAACTGCCTGGTGTTATCCGAACACGCGTCGGCTATGCTGGCGGCACGACAACTGATCCAACTTATCGAACGATTGGAGACCATACAGAAACTCTTGAAATAGAATTTGATCCTGAAATCCTTTCTTATGAAGAAATTTTAACGGTTTTTTGGCAAAATCATGATGCAGCAAAAGACCGTTTTTACAAGGAACGTCAATACATTTCGCTTTTGCTCTATCATAGTGAAGAGCAAAAAAGGATTGCCTACCAAATCAAAACCGAACAAGAGCAAATTTTAGGAAAAGAAATCCAAACAGAATTTCAACCCTACACTGTTTTTTATTGTGCTGAGCATCGCCATCAAAAGTATTTTTTGAGACGTTTTTCGAAAGCAATGGACTCTCTTCTACCTCTTTTTCCAAGCGACAAGGCTTTTGTCGATTCAACTATTGCTGCACGTTTGAATGGTTTCGTTAGAGAATTTGGTACCTTAAAAGACATAAGGGCAGAAATCCATCATTGGGGCCTTGATCCAGATAATGAACATGTATTGAAAGAACTACTGGAGAACATTAAATGGTAATTCAGTTTCTCTTTAAAAGCCGGCTGATCGAAGGAATCC is a genomic window of Carnobacterium sp. CP1 containing:
- the msrA gene encoding peptide-methionine (S)-S-oxide reductase MsrA yields the protein MTELNRQAATIERATLGMGCFWGPDSRFGQLPGVIRTRVGYAGGTTTDPTYRTIGDHTETLEIEFDPEILSYEEILTVFWQNHDAAKDRFYKERQYISLLLYHSEEQKRIAYQIKTEQEQILGKEIQTEFQPYTVFYCAEHRHQKYFLRRFSKAMDSLLPLFPSDKAFVDSTIAARLNGFVREFGTLKDIRAEIHHWGLDPDNEHVLKELLENIKW